One Asterias rubens chromosome 1, eAstRub1.3, whole genome shotgun sequence genomic region harbors:
- the LOC117299369 gene encoding extensin-like, with translation MPRGHRWCSGPPIQGSLSIALLLSCLQVRKHGLRKLNSISEVDHSDHNPLLARSRPLGSQRAHSRPLGSQPPPCPQSTTRITTPFPPAADHSNHNPLLARSRPLRSQPPPRPQSTTRITTPSIPARSQPHGSQPPPRPQSTTRITTPSPPAVNHSNLNPLDPHPQSTTRITTPSPPAVDHSHHNPLPARSRPIESQPPRSPPAVNHSDHNPLPARSRPLESQPPRSPPSVNHSDHNPLPARSRPLESQPLPARSRPLESQPPRSPPAVNQSDHNPLPARSQPLGSQPPPRPQSTTRITTPSPPAVDHSDHNPLPTRSRPLESQRPRSPPAVNHSDHNPSPPAVDHSNHNPLDPLDPRPQSTTRITTPSIPAFSVHPNSHSLS, from the exons ATGCCCCGGGGGCATCGGTGGTGCTCCGGTCCTCCCATTCAGGGCTCCCTCTCCATCGCTCTCCTCCTATCCTGTCTTCAAGTCAGGAAGCATGGATTGCGGAAACTCAACTCAATTAGCGAAG TCGACCACTCGGATCACAACCCCCTCCTCGCCCGCAGTCGACCACTCGGATCACAACGCGCCCACAGTCGACCACTCGGATCACAACCCCCTCCCTGCCCGCAGTCGACCACTCGAATCACAACCCCCTTCCCGCCTGCAGCCGACCACTCGAATCACAACCCCCTCCTCGCCCGCAGTCGACCACTCAGATCACAACCCCCTCCCCGCCCGCAGTCGACCACTCGGATCACAACCCCCTCGATACCCGCCCGCAGTCAACCACATGGATCACAACCCCCTCCCCGCCCGCAGTCGACCACTCGAATCACAACCCCCTCCCCGCCCGCAGTCAACCACTCGAATCTCAACCCCCTCGATCCCCACCCGCAGTCAACCACTCGGATCACGACCCCCTCCCCGCCCGCAGTCGACCACTCACATCACAACCCCCTCCCCGCCCGCAGTCGACCAATCGAATCACAACCCCCTCGATCCCCGCCCGCAGTCAACCACTCGGATCACAACCCCCTCCCCGCCCGCAGTCGACCACTCGAATCACAACCCCCTCGATCCCCGCCCTCAGTCAACCACTCGGATCACAACCCCCTCCCCGCCCGCAGTCGACCACTCGAATCACAACCCCTCCCCGCCCGCAGTCGACCACTCGAATCACAACCCCCTCGATCCCCGCCCGCAGTCAACcaatcggatcacaaccccCTCCCCGCCCGCAGTCAACCACTCGGATCACAACCCCCTCCCCGCCCGCAGTCGACCACTCGGATCACAACCCCCTCGCCGCCCGCAGTCGACCACTCGGATCACAACCCCCTCCCCACCCGCAGTCGACCACTCGAATCACAACGCCCTCGATCCCCGCCCGCAGTCAACCACTCGGATCACAACCCCTCCCCGCCCGCAGTCGACCACTCGA